The Vitis vinifera cultivar Pinot Noir 40024 chromosome 1, ASM3070453v1 DNA segment AGTATGTGATCTAACAGAAAATGAAGGGGTACCAGTTTCTGAAGAAAAGGTTGTTTGTGAAATCCCAGTTGATCCAAGTAAAGATGTTCACCCAGTCTCTGAGACAGTTTCTGCTGTCATTAATGAGGATGCACCAAAGAAGTCTTATGCTTCCATAGTGAGTTACTGTATAAGTCTGTCTCTCAGTGATTGACTTATTGAACTTcactaaatatttaaatttggtaCAGGTGAAGGTGATGAAGGGGGAGATGGCTACAAGTTCAGTTCATGTACCTCCTGGTGCTGTAAGAGCTGCTAAAAGTAATGCAAAGGTTTCACCTGCAAACATTGAGCGACATGTAAGCACATCTGCAGCACCCCGAGCACAAGTTCATAGTAGCAACAGTGCCCCCAGTGGCAACAGTGCCCCCAGTGGTAACAATGCTCCCAGTAGCAACAGTACCCCCACTAATAATGGTGCCCCTAGAAGCAACATTTCTCCAGAAAGTGGCCAGGATCATCCTGAAGGTTTCATTCATTTGTTTTGTGTTTGTACATCAATATTTGTAGTTTTTTCAGATGTAATACCGCTTTTCCTCTCTAGTGCTGAACTTGttccttctaattttttttatcctactCGTCACAGTTGGTGGCCATTCCATATACATCGGGAATCTGCCTTTGAATGCGACTGTTCAACAAGTTGAAGGGGTGTTTAAGAAATTTGGGCCCATCATAAGTGGTGGTATCCAAATTAGAAGTTACAAAGTCTGTTTTTGGATTTAAATTGTTCTATCATTACTTCTTGACATAATGTTTGCATGTTTCTAATGAAATTTCTGTCTGGCAACAGGGCTATGGTTTTGGTTTTGTTGAGTTTGAATCCTTGGATTCCATGCATAGTGCAATAAAGGTACTGGATTTTATTTGCTATAAGTTGACTCATGTGTTTGTGGTTATTGTTTGCACTAGCTTAGTTAAGTTGCACTCCTGAATCTTGTTGCTCAGTCTCCTACATATGAGGTCAATTGCTCTTAGAACATTGTAGTAGTGTTTGTATTGTCCCAATTATTCAAGATTCTAGTTTCTTTCTAAATTATTGAAGATGTTACCCAACTGCAAGATAGAGTTTACTGAATCgcaatctttatttttatacaaatattggTAAAACACTGTTCCACATAATTATGTGGATGATTTGTAAAATTGCATGTGGAACATCCAAATTTCTGATTCAGCTttggtaaatataataaatgtgaTAGAATCATGTTAAGTTGCTGATCTTGTGTTTGATCCATGATTAGCTGCTTCTTCCACCAGTTTCCAAATTGGGTGGGGCAAGAGGCCATATAAACTACATATGCCTTTATCTTGCCCAGAATGAGTTAATTCAAATTATCTGATCAGCAAGAAGAGCCAGATTATGGCCATCTGGATCTTTTCTCTTTCATCTGTAAGGTTTTCTTAATAGATTTCTTTTGGTTGAAGCTTGCTCTGCTGATCTCTTGGATTTTCTGGTCCATATTGTGATATGTTGTCATCTTTCATGATGGAGTTATAAATCATGCAGAATGtgtcaccaaaaaaaaaactgtagTAGATATGGTTGCTTGTAGTATGCTTAGATTTTAAATCAAGCACATATGGACCCAAAATGATGCCTCTTAAGGAAAATGCCTGTCCTATGTTGCTCAGGAATGTCTTGTTTACAAACTGTCATCCAGTAATGGCAATAATTGTAGTTGTCAACctgtattgtcttttccatatTATGTACTGTATCATATCAAGTGTCATAAGTTCTTTTACATGTTGgaaatgatttgaaaaaaaaaaaagtgtatgcATGTATGAAGCCCACATAGAATGCCATAAAGAAACAGTAACAAATTTCATGGAAagatcatttcttttttttttttcttttttttttataagtaatttcaTGGAAAGATCATAGAGTTAAAATGGATAAACATAGGCATTCATTAGTGTCATACGTATAAAAATATCTAACCCTTGAGTTGCAGTGGAATCAATTTgacaaaatatgatatattcaggcatatatttatcataaaaatcCAGGATAAACTTTCTATACTTTTAGCTATACATTTTAGGTTATAATTTCCACATGGTCACTATATACACCAAATTTTCCATTCCTATGAGCCTCTAACTAatatacaaggaaaaaaaaaaaggatatacAAATATCGCTGTACACTTCTATGGACATTGGCATAGATGTGATTGTGTACTGTGTTCAAAGTTCTAACTTTTCATGTTCGACATTACCCCCCTAGAAAGAGAGAACATGAATGCATCAAAGTTTTTCATTCGTCATCATTGTTAAGTCTACAGTAATGTACAAAAGGATAAgtaattttatcttaatttcatTACTTTCCTTTTTGCTACTATTCTTTTTTATGCTTAAATAGAATCCAAAGATTAACATTAGCTGTATATGTCAAATATGGTAACAAAATATGAATTGTTTAGTTTGTTATGCTTTATTCAGATAAGTTCATGTGAACCAATCATTGCATGCCACATTTCCAACTTGTAACATGTGAACTCCATTGTAGTACAGACAACTATAGCATGCCACATGTCTTGAAACTCAGTATAACATGTGGAAGACAGTTTTGCACTTGACACTTGATGCACTTTGCCTTAGGATTCAATGCATGGGTAGGTTCGAATTCTCTGCTGTACTCATTCTCTCCTCAAATCTCCTTATGCCATTGGGCTATAACGTTTGGATATGGATGTCAGTCAAAAGTAGAAGAAATTCCTGCTCTCTTCAAATTATCTCCTTGATCCTAATGCCACTCCTTCTGGTCACCTCTTGCCTCTCACTCTGCTCCACTCTGCAGTAAGAATGTCACATAAAACACATGGAAAATTTGTTCATGAGAATTGCATTTGTGGGACTAGAAGCATTcacttggatatgcagatgcagaGCGTTTTCCATCCAAAGAGGGAATTCATGAGAAGCACATGGAAAGATGATGGAAAATGCTTAATGCTCTCATGGAAAACAAcattcatatatactggaaatATGCATCCCCTTTTGTTTATCTCCCCTTTTCAGAGTTTACATGGCTTCAATCTACACAAAGGGTCCTCTCAAATCatagtttttataatttatgattctCGTTGTTTCTAAGTGTGTCCTTCATTTATCTGCAATCCTATTGAGATGTGGTGAATTGATTTCTTGTTTGAgataattttcatttcactGTAAGGCATCTCTGAGAAAACTTTTCCTTgtatactaaaaaaaaaggaaaaagagataTAAGCCACTATTAAGAGCAAAGGAAATAAACAACAGTATTATGGTGTAAAGGACTTCCATCATTAGCTTGTAGAGTTAATGCTTTAATCTCATTTGCAAactattcttttttcctttcacaattttttttcctatttatttgaaGTTTGTGAAACTCCATCAGATGTCTATCCAATCCCCAGTAACATTCTGAAAGTTCTCTCTCTGCTGACATTAATTGTTTATGGTTTCAGGCTTCTCCTATTACAATTGGCGGTCACCAGGCTACTATTGAGCAGAAGAAGACTACCCTTCGAGGCAAGttgaaatcttttatttttaacaagttATGATGAATGgcaaaattatttccttttcttaaaaacttcaagGTTCTTTACCTGTGTCTCATgtcttttctttgaaaaaagtGTTTTACTTACAACGTTGGTTCTGTTTTTGAGATAAGATGATATCACTATTGACCTTTTCATGCGCAAATTATATGCAATGAAACTGCACAATTTTTCAAATGGCAAAGAAACTAACATATCTTTGATGGTTAAATTTCCATATATACTAGAGAAAGGAATTTTCTGCCCTTCAATCGACCTATAGATTATAGAGACCCCTTATTGTCTAGTCCCTTGTGATGCATTATCCTTGATTTCTTTGCTGGTTGTGACAACCTTGAACTGCCCCCATGCTCGCCTCTACTATagcaaaaacaattcattaccCATTCTGCATCTCTGCACAATAGTAAAGGgtgaaatatgatattttaagataGGAATATTAAACTTGTACTTAACTCAAAAGTTTTGTGTTCATTCTAATTCTTGATGAGTTTATTTTGAGGGAGAAAATTTAAATCCATACGCAAGACTGACGATATATTTTGGCGTCTGCAGTTGGCAATGACAGGGGGAGGCCCTCATCAGGAAGAGGTGGATACCGAAACGATAACTTCAGGGGCCGTGGGAACTTTGGTGGACGCGGCTATGGCAGGAACGAGTTTGGCTACCGGGGCGAGTTCTATGGACGAGGTCGGGCCCCTAATGGACGCAATAGCGACCCCTACCAGAGGGATTATCAGAACAGGGGTGGAAGAGTTTAACACTCAAAATGGATTTAACTAGAGTGAGGTCTCTATTCTCAGAACCCATAACTGGTAACAACCCcatattccttttgttttttttttactcttcaCATCGTTGATACAGGGAAAGCTACTTTTGTAGTCAGCTGGTGGCACCTGAGGATTTTGACATTAACATGTCATTTGAGATGAAGGCGTGTTCTTTCCTTATACCGGAAGTAGGGGAGTATATTAAAACTGTTTTCTGTAATTAGACATTTTCTCCATGTCATGCTAAACGTCACTGGTCCTAGTACCGCGAGTGTGGGAGGACCCAAGTTGTGGAAATCTGAACTCAGGCTGGGCTTTATATTGAAGAGACTGGAGTGGGCCTGGGTTCAGCTTTTTGCATCCAAGTGTTCAGTTCCCAGCACTTATCTGCACATTGCTTGCGGGGATATTGCTTAAACCACGGACATCCTAGCTGCTTTTTTAACTCTAAAACACGCAATCGACCTCATTATAATCCACTAGGGGAAGTATCTCAATCTCAATTTCGCCTTTTCCTTCTTATTCTATCTTCACGATTGCTGTATGACTCATTTTTATAGCTATTATGAAAGTGAGGCGAAAAGACATTCAACTGTTTTCAAAAAGTTTAGAACTATTTGGAAACTTAAGGTATTTTCAACAATTAtgcaattctttttttatttttttattttttgagtaaactgttttttatatttaagtttccAAATAGTTCTAAACAACtgttttagaaaagaaaaagattttaagacaaatttttaaaaagttgtttttaattaaaagtatGTTATCTAAGTTAAGAATACTGTTTTCCATACCGAGGGAAAATTATTTCTAGGCATAGTTATCAAACAAGATCGGAGAAAACCCTTTTCTTctctaaagcaaaaaaattatttttatgaatagtCATCAAACAGGTCTAAAGTTTTTGTATGATTCAAAAGGGAAGAACTGGCGTGTGCATCTGAATCTCAATTATACTTCAAAGCACCATGTTCTGAGAGATATGTAGCAATCTTAAAAGAGGGAAAAGCAGAATCTTTgtatttcaataaaataatgttttaataGTTCTCTCAAAAGGGATTCTATATGGACCATATATGCTATGGTTCCTTGCTTCAACATGTACGATacttaaatttgataattttttagatattttggaAAACTCCTCGTCAAAAATATGCTATCACAaggaattttttaaacaatggaAAGTCTCAAGATATTAATTAAGTGAGCATTTTTATGACATCAAAAGTTTTAATCACaccaatttttcattttttatttgctttgtactaaaaggttttatatatttaacaatatatatgtatatatatatttaagtatttttatttaatagtaGCAGAATATTCCCCTTAACAGTAAAATTAAACTCTCATTAAAAGTAAAATGGAAAAGCACAAGGAAAAGGAGGAGGCTTAAGGGAAGGGTGACACCTAAGCGAGCATGAATTGTCGCATCAAAGAGGAGATAGATGGGGGCAACATTCAATAATTGTCCTTtctaaattcaaaatcaaaacaaacacGTGGCGTGAGGCAGTGTCGGAGAATCTTTCAAATCCATGTCAAACATCAATGACGTGTCCAACCAAATCATCCTACCCgatcttcccttttctttttgtccCCCTTCTCCCCaccccacattttttttttccgttttttcttttttccccccTCTTTATCCATAGTATTCTTCTTCATCCTGAAGTGTGGGTCCTGCCACCACCTAACTAATAAAGAATATCACAACACGTGGCTCTCCCTACATCCCTTCCCCTTTTCTAATCACTACTCCTTCCACCTTCCTCTCATTCCTCTTTACACAAACACCATGAATGTAAAACCAAGTTTGTGTTTTTGACAACACTTCACATTAGGTTAGAGTCCTTTTCCATCGCTTTAAATcgtttttatcattaaaatcaGGTATTTAAACAAAGTTTTATACACCTCTTAAAATCCTTTTCAACTATATACGTTATCACTAAAACCATTCTTAAAATactcttttgattttgatgtaGTGCTAAAATGACctataagaatagaaaacttGTTCTATTATGATTGGATAAGAATTGTTGTTATTGGAAGACTTGAGATTCAAGACAATTTAGTCATTAAAAAGTCTATGACATTATACTCAAACGCTAATGTGTGTACTTCGATCGTTGTAAAGATCAAAATACTCATAGAACAGAGTATATTACATAGAGTCACCTTAATGTTAGAAGTCATTTAACTTCATGGACTAACCAAGGTGGGGTATTTATGGCCTTGTGCCCTACTAGGTGGATAAGGTTTATAGATCCAAATCTAACCCAACGACGTATGAACTAATTAGTTCAAACTTTGCAAAGAATAATAAATGTTGATAGGATAATCCAAGAGATTTTATGGATGATGGGAAACCAGAAAAGATGTTGGATGCTTCTGTTTAGACACAGTTACTTGACCCAAGTGATCAATCCCTCGAAGCCGATCATGCCATTGAAGCAAAAGGTGTTGATAAAACACAATGATTATTCCTATAAAGTATTACTATTAACCATCATAGAAAACATGtccaataattaataatcacCATTCAAAAAAGTTCTTTTTCAACCAATAAAAATCCCATACATGTGTTACATGCCACCCGAAAAATCATAACAATTTAAGCAATGGTGGTTATGAACAACATTTATAAAAAGTTAGTGGATGTTAGTACTTTTATTAACTTGATCCTTAGATTGACATAATTTAGGATGCAGAGTAGTTCACCTTGATGTAGGTGGATAGTTCATGGGGTCATTAGGCATTTAGGAAAGTAggaaattgatttatattcaaATGCTAATTATTTCTTCATAAAAATGTTATCAACAAATATAAtccaaaaagtgtttttttttttaaaccgtTGTCAATGAAGATAATACAAACTAAAAGTGCTTTTACAAGtcctaaattatcaaataaaggCATCCTAAAATCCTTATGCTTCACTCACACAACCCAAAATCCAATATCATATAAATTGTTGATTATAATTATTATCTACATATTCTTATTTGATTGTTACttatggtttatttatttatttatttttaaaatttaatgacTTTTCTTGTGGTATTagaaagaattattaaaaataaaagtcatATAGCCAAAATAGCTTCTATTAGCTTATATTTCTTCAAATCCTAGTCTCATTTCTTCACACTTAAAttcttcattattattttttaaatattttgaaaatattttgatcttgttttttatacttgaatctttttcttttatttttaataattttagtgaTTGCAAATGTAAAATACATAGTAGtcttttctaaaacaatttttcatgaacacccttatgtataaaactcaaatatgaaaacatTCTTCTCAACTTGATCTTTGTGAAAATGTGATGTCTTTATgtataatacaaaaaaatttaaaatatttttaattatttttcaaatctctattttctttttaaataactcaaagttctaaaaaataacatgtaGGCAAGGTTGAAAATACCCCAAAAATTCAATGCAATATTTCAAAACATGTGTATTAGTTGaccttgattaaaaaaattcattcaccttaaactttattaataaaatctCTGACCATCTCCATACAAAAagtaaaatactaaaataaaattataattaattaattaatttattttaatgatcatattttttattccattttattttcgaaaatataaaaatgatcataatatatttttatatttttatatggtaattgaatattaaaaaaataattttataaacaaattctttaaaaattgtttttaatttaaaaaaataattcccgaattttcaaatatatatatatatatatatagttagttAGTTTTTGAAGAAAGGACCATAATTTACTccaaaaaggataaaaaaataaaaatcagaacACCTTTACAGTTTTTTCGCTTAATAACTAACTAAATTCTAATCTAAGGGAGAGTGCGTGACACGTCATGGTCTATGACGTCATCGAGCTCAGCTTAAAgggcaaaaagaaaaagaaaaatccagaGCAGTCACTAACCTCACCGCTTATCCTCCTTATTATTAAAATGTGGGGACCCTCTTTCATTCGACACGTGTACCTCGTATTCTTTTCGACACGTGGCTTTTACATCTCTACACCGTTGCTTCGATCCCTTCCCCTTCCTTCAccttttttacattttattcatttttttattttagaaaaagtgCAACTTGGCTTCGGTGGACCCCCTTTttctctttatctttttttaatagttttaaaatttcagCCGTGACGAGGGGACCACGTGCGTTGTACAGTCTCTCCTCGCCGAGTTTACGGTTTCCTCGGTGACTCCGTTCCGTTTTTTGCTTGACCAGGGTCAAATCTGGTACAGCCACCTAACCCTAGTGATGTGTTCTAGATGGTCAATACAACCGACGGCCAGGAGTGTTTTCTCCAATCTGATTGAGTGATTTCATCTCACCAAATTTTagtattctattatttttattgcttgaattaaaagcaaataactAATTTGGTGGGCTCCCACTTCTCATCACACCCATTTCACCATGACATTAAAGTgaagtttttaataaatatataatattaatttttaataaaattttcattctatttatattataatttttcttgcaATTTAAAAGCCATAACTTTAGTTGGAGGGTTAATTTAACGtctaaaagttaaaataaaatcaaagagtACCTATAGTATTGATAACATTTTTAACggggaaaatattagaatttctcCAATCATAGAAGAACACGTGGGAGCTGGAAGCAACGGTAAAAGCACGCGTCCACAGGGGAGCGAAATGGAGAAAGAGGAAGGACGAACAGCGACATCCGAGCTTTTGAGAAGGCGAATTTTGAAACGACACGTGGCCGTACCGGCCTCCTAATTCCGTTGTTGACACGTGTCCGCGCAGAGACTCGCCTCCCACTTTTTGAACTCATCGCTGGAGACGCCAAAAAGACGTCGCTCCCGTAAAAGGTTGTTCAAGGTCTGTCCACGTGTCACTCTCAGAGCCCCGCATGAACGCCACCTGTCCTTTCCACGTACTTTGTTAGTCCACCTCAAGGGCATTCTTGGTATTCCACCACCactttcattatttaaaaataaagaaaaaaaattaaaaaggctttcctcctcctcctcccgttttctttgttttttctgttCCTGTTttcaattcttattttttatttttatttttatttttatttttgggttgtcTGCTCAGTAATCTCACTGTTTTCCCTCTATGTGTGTTCTTTCTTGTTTGCTTCATTGGTTCAGTGTTTTTTTCTTGTGAACTGAAGAGGATCTGAAAACAGaaacatgtttttgtttttatttttgtttttgtgttgtGTGGGCGAATTGAGATTTGGGATTTTGGGTTGAGTCTTGGGATGTTTGGTGCATATGGGGTTGTGTGAATCGGATCGTAGAGTTCACGCACCAGCGAATACAGTAGTTGGTTTTGCTGGTTTTGGTTTGTGAGGATGGTGTTGGTGGAGCTGATGGAGAGAGCAGGAGAGGGATGGAGCATTTTGGTTTGAGGATGGAGAAGAACCCGAGAGATCTGTTGCAGAGGTTGATGGGGAACAGTGGAGAGCAGTCGCAGTACGCGTCCATGGTGAAGGGAGAGGATGACCCAGAAGAGATAGAGTTGAATCTTGGGCTGTCACTGGGTGGGAGATTCGGAGTGGACAAGAGCGAGAAGAAGCTAATGAGGTCGTCTTCAATTGCTGGTTCGATAGGGATAACGAGGGACGAGGATGCGCTGGTGACTCCCGCTGTTTCGTACTCTAGTCTGATGAGGACTTCTTCACTTCCGACTGAGACCCAAGAAGAGTGGAGGAAGAGGAAGGAGTTGCAGACACTGAGGCGGATGGAGGCCAAGAGGAGGCGCTCCGAGAAGCAGAGGAATAAGGAGGGCTGTGTCGAGGATGAAAAGCGCGATTTAGATAGCCCAATTGTGGGTTTCAGATCAAACATTGAGAAAGCACATCACTATGTGGCCGCCAATAGGTCGGCTGCTGCATTTGGGTTCCCCACTTGGGCGGCGGCGGCTGCTGCTGCGAAAGGGAAGGGTAGTGGTAGTTTACAAAACTTCGTGCAGCAGACTTCCCAGGGCTCGGGAGAATCCCAAGGGGGGAGCTCTTCAAGCATGTCGGAATTGGAGAGCAAGCCTCTTCAAGGTACTGCATTTTGATTCTCTCTTGGTTTTTTTGTCATTgacatgatttttaattttgatttcgcGGATTTTGATTGAACTGAGTTTGCTTCTACTACATTTATTCGTTAGGTATTATATATATGTTGCTGTAAAGATCTCACGTTCCTTCTTTTATTGTATGGTAGTTTTGGGAATTGGGTGTTTGCTTCATTGGAATGGTGTCTCAAATTTCACATTCCCCTCTATTGATTTGTGATTATATGTCTTCTATGTCTATTAACTGTTATAGtttcttctccatgtcctcacTTGACAACCCAGTTAAATTACTGGCATTTTCTTTTCAGGTTTTCCTTAGGGCACAGTTGACATGAATTCACATGAATTCTGGTCTCTGTTCAATGTTTCATATCACTACTTGCAGTTTTATTGGTGTTTGTACTTCTATCATCAGCATCGTTGTTCTTAATCCAtgttataatttgatttatgtGTCGTTTCTTATACTTTCTCGGTTAAAGATTAGGGGATTCTGTTGTATGCTTCTTCATTGCTGTATGAAGTCTAGGTGTTTTCTTCTATGTTGAACAGAAAGCATACAAGTCTAGATTTTATATACTATGGTTATGCATGATTAGGTTCAGAAGATCTCCATTTTCCACTTCTTACATGGGGTGCCTAATTACTGTATGAAGTCTAGGTGTTTTCTTCTATGTTGAACTGAAAGCATTCAAGTCTAGATTTTATACACTATGGTTATACATGTTTAGTTTCAGAAGATCTCCATTTTCCACTTCTTACATGGGGTGCCTAAAATGGTAGGCCTACAGGAAGCATAAGGAAGGAGGATGTTATATTTACGGGTGCAACTTGGGTGGGTTAATCCAACCCAATCCCACATTTGGGCGCACTTGaacaatcattttcaatactAGGGTTCGGTTTGGGTTAGATTTTTTAGGCCTTGAGCTGAACTTGGATTGGGCTTGGGCCAAGATTTGGACAACCCGAATCTAACTCAAATCTGATTTAACATTTATATAATgtttataatgtatattatattatataataatattcattttcgtattagatttaaaagaaaatatatatcaaattatattgtattaaatatttttatttttattttttaaatagacataattttatttttatttttttgttgctatattgaaattttgttgaatgaaccatttaaattttcatataaatatatagaagaattttttttaaaaacattataaatggATTTTGATTATGCAACCCAATCAACCTAAACAAGCCTGAGTTTAACTCGACCAATCTAAACTCAACTTGAGCTTAAAGAAATAAGGTTGGGTTGAGTACTTCGTTAGAGTTAAAGTTAAGTTGTGCTCAAattgattatttcttaatttgggTTAGGTTCGAATTAGACATCAACTCGACAGACCGGCCAAGTTGCAACCTTAGCTATATTCATTGAAAAGatgataatttgataaattctAGGATAGAACAACAGTTGGAGAACTTTTTTACTGATGCTGTGCTAACTTTTTGAAGAATTGGCATAATTGTGATTAAAAAATCTATAGCATGTAACTAAAAAAAGctggcaaataaataaattatgattggTAAAAGACTAACTTCCAGAACAGGTAATGTGGTGGAGCATATTAGATAAACAGTGTAAGGATTATAGTCTAAATAAGAAGATTGAAGTTAAACCTGTAAATTCCCGAGATGCCACGTGTTGCATCAATAATAGTGtgattgaaatatatatat contains these protein-coding regions:
- the LOC100250757 gene encoding nuclear transport factor 2 isoform X1 produces the protein MYSRIPLFDQCANRIAATDAVFDSSEMAMQTEDSSPGPSAEVVGNVFVEQYYLVLYQSPELVYRFYHDSSVLSRPGPDGVMTTVTTSEGINDMILSFDYKGHKAEILTADAQFSYKDGVVVLVTGCLTGKDNVRRKFTQSFFLAPQDNGYFVLNDVFRYMDERESLMVETIAVNDVNENSPVAPLTPEPESTHVLDHPKSNNTSPVEEDAADDEEVCDLTENEGVPVSEEKVVCEIPVDPSKDVHPVSETVSAVINEDAPKKSYASIVKVMKGEMATSSVHVPPGAVRAAKSNAKVSPANIERHVSTSAAPRAQVHSSNSAPSGNSAPSGNNAPSSNSTPTNNGAPRSNISPESGQDHPEVGGHSIYIGNLPLNATVQQVEGVFKKFGPIISGGIQIRSYKGYGFGFVEFESLDSMHSAIKASPITIGGHQATIEQKKTTLRVGNDRGRPSSGRGGYRNDNFRGRGNFGGRGYGRNEFGYRGEFYGRGRAPNGRNSDPYQRDYQNRGGRV
- the LOC100250757 gene encoding nuclear transport factor 2 isoform X2; this encodes MAMQTEDSSPGPSAEVVGNVFVEQYYLVLYQSPELVYRFYHDSSVLSRPGPDGVMTTVTTSEGINDMILSFDYKGHKAEILTADAQFSYKDGVVVLVTGCLTGKDNVRRKFTQSFFLAPQDNGYFVLNDVFRYMDERESLMVETIAVNDVNENSPVAPLTPEPESTHVLDHPKSNNTSPVEEDAADDEEVCDLTENEGVPVSEEKVVCEIPVDPSKDVHPVSETVSAVINEDAPKKSYASIVKVMKGEMATSSVHVPPGAVRAAKSNAKVSPANIERHVSTSAAPRAQVHSSNSAPSGNSAPSGNNAPSSNSTPTNNGAPRSNISPESGQDHPEVGGHSIYIGNLPLNATVQQVEGVFKKFGPIISGGIQIRSYKGYGFGFVEFESLDSMHSAIKASPITIGGHQATIEQKKTTLRVGNDRGRPSSGRGGYRNDNFRGRGNFGGRGYGRNEFGYRGEFYGRGRAPNGRNSDPYQRDYQNRGGRV
- the LOC100245623 gene encoding ninja-family protein AFP2 — translated: MEHFGLRMEKNPRDLLQRLMGNSGEQSQYASMVKGEDDPEEIELNLGLSLGGRFGVDKSEKKLMRSSSIAGSIGITRDEDALVTPAVSYSSLMRTSSLPTETQEEWRKRKELQTLRRMEAKRRRSEKQRNKEGCVEDEKRDLDSPIVGFRSNIEKAHHYVAANRSAAAFGFPTWAAAAAAAKGKGSGSLQNFVQQTSQGSGESQGGSSSSMSELESKPLQGYSSCGEARSLACNQSLQEQSIQEASGSSRTKPNEGTGRTSGAEMENPSKNPGLSENRGRGSGMNFMGDMPCVFTRGDGPNGRRIEGILYKYGKGEEVRIMCVCHGSFLSPAEFVKHAGGGDVAHPLRHIVVNPSSASFV